In the genome of bacterium, one region contains:
- a CDS encoding 23S rRNA (pseudouridine(1915)-N(3))-methyltransferase RlmH, producing the protein MSNSKITIICLGKFKEKAYFELEKEYKKRLSPFSKVNIIEIPEQPYRKNADIDRIKLTEAEDIKKHLKTGAIVILLEEKGTLRNSEDFAANLDRLTSLGQELIFVIGSGVGLHESLKEVSNYTLSLSPLTFPHNLARILLLEQIYRAYTIIAGREYHK; encoded by the coding sequence ATGTCTAATTCAAAAATTACAATAATCTGTTTAGGAAAATTCAAAGAAAAAGCCTATTTTGAGCTGGAGAAGGAGTATAAGAAGCGCCTCTCCCCTTTTTCAAAGGTTAATATTATAGAAATTCCGGAACAACCCTACCGCAAAAATGCAGATATAGACCGCATCAAATTAACCGAGGCTGAGGATATAAAAAAGCACCTAAAAACAGGGGCTATTGTCATTCTTTTGGAAGAAAAAGGAACTTTAAGAAATTCCGAAGATTTTGCTGCTAATTTAGATAGACTCACATCTTTAGGCCAGGAGTTAATCTTTGTTATTGGCAGCGGTGTTGGGCTTCACGAGTCACTAAAAGAGGTTTCTAATTATACACTTTCCCTCAGTCCATTGACTTTTCCGCATAATCTAGCGAGAATTTTGCTATTAGAGCAAATATATCGAGCTTACACGATAATTGCCGGTAGAGAGTATCACAAATAA
- a CDS encoding RNA-binding protein, with translation MASKLYVGGLPYSTTNEELEAAFSKAGNVVSATVIMDKMSCRSKGFGFVEMSTEDEAAAAISMFNGQDFGGRNISVSEARPMTPRN, from the coding sequence ATGGCATCAAAATTGTATGTTGGCGGACTTCCCTACTCTACTACTAATGAAGAGTTAGAAGCAGCTTTTTCTAAAGCTGGTAACGTTGTATCCGCAACAGTCATCATGGACAAAATGTCCTGTCGTAGCAAAGGTTTCGGTTTCGTAGAAATGTCTACTGAAGACGAAGCTGCTGCTGCTATCAGCATGTTCAATGGTCAGGACTTCGGTGGACGCAATATCAGCGTTAGCGAAGCTCGCCCAATGACACCAAGAAACTAA